A window of Candidatus Krumholzibacteriota bacterium genomic DNA:
AAGGATGAAGTGGTCAGGCTGGCTGTGCTTCCCGGCAGGGAAGTGCTTCTTACGCAGGTCGTTGGAACGATCCAGGCGCCGCTGCGTGGACTCGTTGGAGTCCTCAGCGCTTCGCTCAGGGATCTGGCCGGCGTGTTGAACGCGATTTCGGAGAAAAAGGGAGCCGCTTGACGGCAGGGGTGAATGATGGCGTACAGGGCCATCTGTCAACCTGATAACTGAAGAAATGAAAGAGAGGAAATAAGATGCCCGCGAAGAAAGACGATGAAAAGAAAAAAGCAGAAGAGGTAGTAGAGGAAACAGCAGAGGAAGCCGCTCCTGAAGTAACGGCCGAAGAGCCCAAGGAAGAAAAAAAGGTGGAATCCTCATCGAAGACGGTAAAAAAGATAGTCGAGCTTGTAGAGAAGATGACTGTTCTCGAGCTTTCAGAGCTCGTCAAGGTCCTTGAAGATCATTTTGGCGTCACCGCTGCCGCTCCGATGGCGATGATGGCCGGCATGATGCCGGGCGCGGCCGCCGCGGAGGTCGAGGAAAAGACTGAGTTCGACGTCATCCTCAAGGATTTCGGCAGCCAGAAGATCCAGGTCATCAAGGTCGTAAGGGCGATCACCGGTCTCGGACTAATCGAGGCGAAAAAAGCCGTAGAAGAGATCCCGTCGACTCTGAAGGAAGGAATATCGAAAGAAGAAGCCGAAGAGA
This region includes:
- the rplL gene encoding 50S ribosomal protein L7/L12 — its product is MPAKKDDEKKKAEEVVEETAEEAAPEVTAEEPKEEKKVESSSKTVKKIVELVEKMTVLELSELVKVLEDHFGVTAAAPMAMMAGMMPGAAAAEVEEKTEFDVILKDFGSQKIQVIKVVRAITGLGLIEAKKAVEEIPSTLKEGISKEEAEEIKKQIEEVGAVIEIK